The following coding sequences are from one Alphaproteobacteria bacterium GM7ARS4 window:
- a CDS encoding ATP-binding cassette domain-containing protein, whose product TPRSNPATYTGTFTFIRQWFANLPESKTRGYNAGRFSFNVAGGRCEHCKGDGVIRIEMHFMPDVFIQCEACKGRRYNHETLEVLYRGKTIADILNMTVEEALDFFKAIPPIKTRLRTLMDVGLGYVQLGQQATTLSGGESQRIKLARELAKTQTGNTLYILDEPTTGLHFEDIRKLLDVLHRLTDQGNTVIVIEHNIDVIKTADWIIDMGPEGGEGGGHIIATGTPEELCRHKKSDTAQFLKRAL is encoded by the coding sequence CACGCCTCGCTCCAATCCCGCCACATATACCGGCACATTTACGTTCATACGCCAATGGTTCGCCAATCTCCCAGAGTCAAAAACACGCGGCTACAATGCAGGGCGATTCTCTTTCAACGTGGCGGGGGGGCGATGTGAACATTGTAAGGGAGATGGCGTTATCAGAATCGAAATGCACTTCATGCCTGATGTCTTCATTCAGTGCGAAGCATGCAAAGGGCGCCGCTACAACCATGAAACCCTCGAAGTGCTCTATCGAGGCAAGACAATCGCAGACATCCTCAATATGACAGTGGAAGAAGCCCTCGATTTCTTTAAAGCAATCCCCCCTATCAAAACACGACTACGCACACTCATGGATGTCGGACTAGGGTATGTCCAATTAGGACAGCAAGCAACGACTCTCTCTGGTGGCGAATCCCAACGTATCAAACTGGCACGAGAACTCGCTAAAACACAAACAGGCAACACCCTCTATATTCTCGATGAACCCACCACAGGATTGCACTTTGAAGATATACGCAAGCTCCTCGACGTCCTCCACCGCCTCACAGACCAAGGCAATACCGTCATCGTCATCGAGCATAACATCGATGTCATCAAAACGGCAGATTGGATTATCGATATGGGGCCCGAGGGAGGGGAAGGAGGTGGCCATATCATCGCCACCGGCACGCCTGAAGAGCTATGCCGTCATAAGAAGAGCGACACAGCCCAATTCCTCAAACGCGCCTTATAA
- a CDS encoding serine/threonine-protein phosphatase has product MVLRRVVVLISLFLAHAGLWTSRFNASMPFCVILLGTDTGLGDTHVIRKSLRAQSAKGLWSSRSHHGRMGWIKRVRFLPFRTQLMLLLLSVSVPPLVLLTLIDVWTLGNFADTIAMRFQLSMEQLRQEARVLRSLIIIDLLGAMAIAMIVVGLAGWWVGRLDRRIRPLIDMVQRAGRGDLHVDRHVMDSYGVGRGSQESSRPLRDGLSLLGRSLVKMVEALRQHERLVSSLSLARNVHHSLLPAMPCRVGDYHVAARSDSCDFLGGDYYDIVGHMAVIADICGHGAGAALLASRTQGLLRSVHHGKEEDVMGSVNRHLCEDVKDFTFLSMMAVFLEESHVTYCNAGHPPALLYRGRYDEALWLEGEDLLVGVRPDWQYRYHALPPMTQDDVLVLVTDGVYEAKNKKGAFYGRKNLLACVREHARHDVMALQQSLFQSIKGYQGEQEDDITLMVIRRV; this is encoded by the coding sequence ATGGTCTTGAGGCGTGTCGTCGTTTTGATAAGCCTGTTCCTCGCCCACGCTGGCCTTTGGACGAGTCGCTTTAATGCCTCAATGCCTTTTTGTGTCATATTGCTTGGCACTGATACGGGGTTAGGCGACACACATGTGATAAGGAAAAGCCTCAGAGCGCAGAGCGCAAAGGGGCTATGGTCATCAAGGAGTCATCATGGGAGAATGGGCTGGATAAAAAGAGTACGTTTTCTTCCTTTTCGCACGCAATTGATGTTGCTCTTGCTCTCGGTGTCGGTGCCGCCTTTGGTGCTTCTGACGTTGATCGACGTTTGGACATTGGGCAATTTTGCCGACACCATCGCCATGCGCTTTCAACTCTCTATGGAGCAGTTACGCCAAGAGGCGCGTGTCTTGCGTTCCTTGATTATCATTGATTTATTGGGCGCGATGGCGATCGCTATGATCGTTGTAGGATTGGCTGGTTGGTGGGTTGGGCGTTTGGATAGGCGTATCCGTCCATTGATTGATATGGTGCAGAGGGCGGGGCGGGGCGATTTGCATGTGGATAGGCATGTCATGGACTCGTATGGGGTAGGGCGAGGGAGTCAGGAGTCTTCTCGTCCGTTGCGCGATGGATTGAGTTTATTGGGACGTTCTCTTGTGAAGATGGTCGAAGCGTTACGTCAGCATGAGCGTTTAGTGTCTTCCTTATCCCTTGCCCGTAACGTCCACCATTCTCTTCTGCCAGCCATGCCATGTCGGGTTGGCGATTACCATGTGGCGGCGCGTTCTGACTCTTGTGATTTTTTAGGTGGTGACTACTACGATATTGTCGGTCATATGGCGGTCATTGCCGATATTTGTGGGCATGGGGCGGGTGCTGCTCTCCTTGCTTCCCGCACGCAAGGGTTGCTCCGTTCGGTGCATCATGGCAAGGAAGAGGACGTGATGGGAAGTGTCAACCGACATTTATGCGAGGATGTGAAGGACTTTACGTTCTTATCGATGATGGCGGTGTTCTTAGAGGAGTCGCATGTGACCTATTGCAATGCTGGACATCCTCCCGCTCTTCTCTATCGAGGGCGTTATGACGAGGCGCTATGGCTTGAAGGGGAAGACCTTTTGGTGGGTGTGCGTCCTGATTGGCAGTATCGCTACCATGCGTTGCCGCCTATGACACAAGATGATGTTCTTGTGCTTGTAACTGATGGCGTCTATGAAGCAAAAAATAAGAAAGGCGCTTTCTATGGGCGTAAAAATCTTTTGGCATGTGTGCGGGAGCATGCCCGCCATGATGTTATGGCGCTACAACAGAGCCTCTTTCAGAGCATTAAAGGCTATCAAGGCGAGCAAGAAGATGACATCACCCTCATGGTTATAAGGCGCGTTTGA
- the tsaD gene encoding tRNA (adenosine(37)-N6)-threonylcarbamoyltransferase complex transferase subunit TsaD, protein MEHKLVLGIESSCDETAVALVRSDGTVIEDIVHTQQDHMSWGGVVPEVAARAHVRILPRLVGMLFAKTGLSVASIDAVAATCGPGLIGGLIVGMSYGKALAVSAGKPFFAINHLIAHALSPRLIAPCPFPYLLLLVSGGHCQLLRVSGVDAYHLYGTTQDDAVGEAFDKIGRMLELPWPYAPHVEKIAQGGNPHALTLPRPMRGTPHCHFSFSGIKTAVSRHIISLASPLTDAQKADIAASFQHAIIDILCERTHNAMRLMGQHCRDIEEGGEEGGEEGGEEGGTSLLVVAGGVAANGALRQAIDTLSTRNGFRCMIPPPSLCTDNAAMVAWVGCDYINHYGLEACRRFDKPVPRPRWPLDESL, encoded by the coding sequence ATGGAACACAAGCTCGTCTTAGGCATTGAGAGCAGCTGTGATGAAACCGCTGTCGCCCTCGTTCGCAGTGACGGCACTGTCATAGAGGACATTGTCCATACCCAGCAAGACCATATGTCGTGGGGTGGCGTTGTTCCAGAGGTAGCAGCGCGGGCGCATGTGCGCATATTGCCTCGCCTTGTAGGCATGCTGTTTGCCAAGACAGGCCTTTCTGTCGCCAGTATAGATGCCGTTGCCGCCACATGTGGACCGGGCCTCATCGGTGGTCTCATCGTTGGTATGTCCTATGGTAAAGCACTTGCTGTGTCGGCGGGCAAGCCCTTTTTTGCCATCAATCACCTCATCGCGCATGCGCTCTCGCCGCGTCTGATAGCGCCTTGCCCTTTTCCCTATTTGTTGCTTCTTGTGTCTGGCGGACATTGTCAGCTGCTACGCGTCTCTGGCGTTGATGCCTATCACCTTTATGGCACAACCCAAGATGATGCTGTGGGTGAGGCGTTTGATAAGATCGGACGTATGTTAGAATTACCATGGCCCTACGCGCCCCATGTCGAGAAGATAGCACAGGGAGGCAATCCCCATGCCCTCACGCTTCCACGTCCCATGCGAGGAACGCCCCATTGCCACTTTTCCTTTTCTGGCATTAAAACAGCGGTCTCGCGCCATATCATATCCCTTGCCTCCCCCTTGACAGACGCGCAAAAAGCCGACATCGCCGCCAGTTTTCAACATGCTATCATCGATATCTTATGTGAGCGCACCCATAACGCCATGAGGCTGATGGGACAGCATTGTCGTGACATAGAAGAAGGCGGGGAAGAAGGCGGGGAAGAAGGCGGGGAAGAAGGCGGGACGTCTCTCTTGGTCGTTGCTGGCGGTGTCGCCGCCAATGGCGCGCTCCGCCAAGCCATAGACACGCTGTCAACGCGCAATGGCTTTCGATGCATGATTCCACCGCCATCCCTCTGCACTGACAATGCGGCTATGGTGGCATGGGTGGGATGTGACTATATCAACCATTATGGTCTTGAGGCGTGTCGTCGTTTTGATAAGCCTGTTCCTCGCCCACGCTGGCCTTTGGACGAGTCGCTTTAA
- the hemC gene encoding hydroxymethylbilane synthase, whose translation MFHKSSVSPHAMTPQPAQPLLRIASRRSLLARAQTRLFLERLYSQQPHMQGRCTVTTMRSTLSPSMPKARFTKTLNDAVIAHSIDCAVHSLKDMPARLEPPLVIACFLPREDASDALLMAPPMHARLKGTIPRLRDIRPFFPPSTPIRLGTSSLRRKAQLQHVLPHSTILPITGNIDSRLRHLTGQGEPIDGIILATAGLKRLRMDHHITLPIAKDDMLPAAGQGILAVVCRHDDKDTRCLLAPLNDEESSLCAQTEFAVLRGVGASCHAPIGVHATITRQHKERAMLCVRAFLGDETGALSWQLDGTCPATLSDGQRLGHHIGTQLRQTAGKTFAQRYLQDIT comes from the coding sequence GTGTTCCATAAGTCCTCTGTTTCTCCCCATGCCATGACGCCACAGCCAGCCCAACCATTATTGCGTATCGCCAGCCGTCGCTCACTCCTTGCGCGCGCACAAACACGCCTCTTTTTAGAGAGGCTCTACAGCCAACAGCCCCACATGCAGGGACGTTGTACTGTGACGACCATGCGTTCGACCCTCTCCCCATCAATGCCAAAAGCGCGTTTCACAAAAACCCTCAATGACGCCGTCATCGCCCACAGCATTGATTGCGCTGTTCATTCCCTCAAAGATATGCCCGCACGGCTTGAGCCACCATTGGTGATTGCCTGTTTTCTCCCACGAGAAGATGCCAGCGATGCCTTGCTCATGGCCCCACCCATGCATGCAAGGCTCAAAGGCACAATACCACGTCTACGCGACATACGCCCCTTCTTTCCCCCATCAACGCCCATACGTTTAGGAACGTCCTCCCTCAGGCGTAAAGCGCAATTACAGCATGTGCTTCCCCATAGCACCATTCTTCCTATCACTGGCAATATCGATAGCCGTCTTCGTCACCTCACAGGACAAGGTGAGCCCATCGACGGGATTATCCTTGCCACCGCCGGACTCAAACGCCTACGCATGGACCATCACATCACCCTACCCATTGCAAAAGACGACATGCTCCCCGCTGCAGGGCAAGGAATCCTTGCCGTTGTCTGTCGCCATGATGATAAAGACACGCGCTGTTTGTTAGCGCCCCTCAATGACGAAGAATCGTCCCTGTGCGCTCAGACCGAATTCGCTGTCCTACGTGGCGTCGGCGCATCATGCCACGCCCCCATAGGCGTCCATGCGACCATCACTCGACAGCATAAGGAACGCGCCATGCTCTGTGTGCGCGCCTTTCTTGGCGATGAAACAGGCGCTCTATCTTGGCAATTGGATGGCACATGTCCCGCCACCCTCTCAGATGGACAAAGGCTAGGACACCATATTGGCACACAATTACGCCAAACAGCAGGAAAAACCTTTGCCCAACGTTACCTACAAGACATCACGTAA